The genomic stretch TTTATTCTatctgtatttacttttaaaTTATACATTCTCATTATAGGTGCGCACAGTGACAACATATTGCCTGATTTAAATGACACTCCAATTGAAAAATGTATTAAAAGTTTGATTCTCATATTAATTTTTCGTCTAAAGtatatcaaaagttcaaaaaattattatttaatagGAACTCTTTCAATTAATACTAACAATCCTACTACATTGTAGATGTGCAAATGCATAATTCTCTGGTAGATTTAAATGAAACTCCAATAATGCAAGGTAAGCATTTGAAATTCATATTTTTATTAGTTAAAAGTAAAATACAATGTTAAGATTAATGAAAATTAATTAGTGCAACTCTCTTACTAGAAATCGGGGCTGCAATAAACAACACTGTCATTCAGTATGTTTCTATGAGATATTGGTTTACTTTTAAATAATGACCTTATACTAGATGTGGCTATATGAATCTAAAATTACTTAATTGACTATCTTCAAGAGAAATATTTTGGCATTGTTTCAAGTTCTAACACCCGAAATATAGAAACTATTTTTTTCAGAATGATAGTATCCTAAGAAGTGAACTGGCAACTAAAAGTTGTAAGTTTAGGAGTATATGTCAAAATACTGTACGTTAACGCACTGTATCATCTTGATGTAATTATGGAGATTGTTGAGTTGTCTTTACCAATACTTGAATTCTGGATTCAACTTGCGCGTCTCGTCCACTAATGTTTATGAATCATAGTAAATTAAAAAGAATGGCTTTTGTTTCATTGAAGTCTTAACTGACTAGACAACTTAGTATGTCTGTATAGACTACAGGTAGAGTATGCAATGAAGGGAAGCTTCTCTAGGAGAGCCTATGGATGATCAAGGGAGTAGAAGTAGGAGTAGTAATAGTCTTAGATCAATATACACTTACAAATTATACATGTAACGGGGCAGTTGCCAAATAACATAGGATATGAAGATGATGAAGAGTATCCAAGTATGACAACCATATCTTTGCACTTTTCAGTTATTATTAAAGAAGGAATCTATATTGACAAACATAGATGTATATATTAATAATCCATCCCTATATGTGACGAAATTTACACTGAAGGTACTTATCAGATACTCCTTATTCACTCAACATAGTTGGATAAAATAAATCAATAATCTCTGTCTTTGACTTTGTATATTATTGCACGTATAGATTACTGGGACATAGGAGATGCTACATATGAATGCGAAAAGTGCGGTGCTCTTTTTTGGTATGAAGTAAGAATCCGCAAGCATTACAACTCAAAAACACCTATTTTCACAATGTGTTGTGATCGTGGAAAAATAAAGCTTCCAGATCTTAAGAAGCCTCCTGAAGTTTTGAAACAACTTTTATTTCGATTAGGTTAGAGGAATTATAACTTTTAATATCAACATGTTCATATCGTCTTATATTCACTGTATCATTTTGCAATGGTTTTAATATAGGTCCTAAAAATAGTCATTTTCGAGAAAATATTAGGAGTTATAACTCTATCTTCTCATTTACGTCAATGGGGGGTAAGGTTGATGTCTCTATCAACTAGAAAAGAGGGCCAAGAACGTTCAGATTATGTGGTCAAAACTATCATCATCAAATTGGGAGCTTAATACCTCCTGAAGGATCTACTCCAAAATTtgcacagttatatatatatgaCACAGAGAATGAAGTTACAAATAGAATCAATGCTTTCAGGTTAGTCTTATACCTTTATTATATAATACTATGAAAATAACATTTAATTTAAAAACCTTTATTGATATCATATATTTTTTCAGTCGGGGCCAAGATATTAATAAACTTCATGCTGAAATTATTTCTGATCTGAAACAAATGCTTGATGACAATAATGTTTTGGCAAAGACATTTAGGATGGTCAAATATCGATTCCAGGAGAATATAGACTCCAATGTTAAGCTCAGAATAATAGGGAAAAGAGGTACTGATGGTAGAAGATACAACTTACCAATAATACCAGAAGTAGCTGCTTTGGTGGTTGGTGATTTTGAAGTTTCTGGAAGTGATCGTGATATCATTATAGAAACACAATGTGGACAGCTACAAAGGATAAATTAACTAAATGCTGCATATTTAGGACTACAATATCCTTTGTTTTTTCCTTATGGTGAAGATGGGTACAGAGAGGATATTCCTCTAAGTCATGGCGATGAATCATCGAGAGGAAGGCAATGTGTTAGCATGCGAGAATTTTTTGCTTATAGAATTCAggaaagaaaagatgaagttccCACCATTGTGTCTTCAGGAAGATTGTTTCAGCAATTTTTAGTTGATGGTTATACAATGATAGAATCTTCTCGGTTGAAGTTTATCAGGACTCATCAAAAGCAATTAAGAGTTTATTCTTATAAAGTCCTAGCAGATGCTATTTTGCATGGTGACATCGATCCTTCATCCCAAGGTAAAAGGATAATTCTACCTTTAAGCTTTATAGTAGGTGCACGATATATGGTTCAGACTTATCAAGATGCTATGGCAATATGTAAATGGGTTGGGTACCCTGATCTTTTTCTCACATTTACTTGCAATCCTAAGTGGCCAGAGATTACTAGATTTGTGGAGAGCAGAAACTTGAATCCTGAAGATCGTCCAGACATTTTAAGTAGGGTGTTCAAAATCAAATTGGACCACTTAATAAAGGATTTGAGAGATAATCAATTTTTTGGACAAGTAAAAGCAGGTACACAACAtttacaatttattttaaataaagatgATAATTTATATGAATCAGATAATTGTTTTTTTAATAAACGTTTTTCATTTCCAATGCAGTGATTTATACCATTGAGTTCCAAAAATGAGGACTACCTCATGCTTATATCTTACTTTTTCTTCACGAGCATAATAAATTTCCATCTGCGTCAGATATTGATAGAATAATTTTGGCAGAAATACCAGATAAAGTGGATGATCCTAATTATTACAATGCCGTTAAAATTTAATGATGCATGGCCCATGTGGTTCTGCTAGGAAATCTTCTCCTTGCATGATGAATGGTAGATGTACAAAGCACTTTCCTAAAAAGTTTGTTGACGCAACAACGGTTGATGAAGAAGGGTATTCTGTTTATAGAAGAAGGGATAATGGtagaaaaattatgaaaaatggtATTGATTTGGATAACAAGTATGTGGTGCCACAATCgctttttattattaaaatatgGCGCTCATATCAAT from Nicotiana sylvestris chromosome 12, ASM39365v2, whole genome shotgun sequence encodes the following:
- the LOC138868150 gene encoding uncharacterized protein, which translates into the protein MPDDEQRRLERFGRIQLPSFSGVEGEDAQFTGVAFTWWRRMKGVGWLEQRPLLGMSSPLSSWRNMQINYLLPDLNTIPIWQGAHSDNILPDLNDTPIEKYVQMHNSLVDLNETPIMQDYWDIGDATYECEKCGALFWYEVRIRKHYNSKTPIFTMCCDRGKIKLPDLKKPPEVLKQLLFRLGPKNSHFRENIRSYNSIFSFTSMGGKLYIYDTENEVTNRINAFSRGQDINKLHAEIISDLKQMLDDNNVLAKTFRMVKYRFQENIDSNVKLRIIGKRGTDGRRYNLPIIPEVAALVVGDFEVSGNGYREDIPLSHGDESSRGRQCVSMREFFAYRIQERKDEVPTIVSSGRLFQQFLVDGYTMIESSRLKFIRTHQKQLRVYSYKVLADAILHGDIDPSSQGKRIILPLSFIVGARYMVQTYQDAMAICKWVGYPDLFLTFTCNPKWPEITRFVESRNLNPEDRPDILSRVFKIKLDHLIKDLRDNQFFGQVKAVIYTIEFQK